In a single window of the Nilaparvata lugens isolate BPH chromosome 1, ASM1435652v1, whole genome shotgun sequence genome:
- the LOC111052859 gene encoding uncharacterized protein LOC111052859, which produces MPDGWLPALVLMWLCAMPALGLPTPRRLPEPQALVRQPQPAPRLSAHRQEVLAGRDFLSVFMRTSSSHSASRHHPGRATAIGSDFSENSNSVHRVEGEERDINHKGENVLEATDYAEEFESARNFNSRDRFTEDQRLSLDAVSPTTTPIVTEIPTTTTTEIPSTTTPASEPEDEAAVSTFYDLDEENPSEIGMGALTEQPSFASYWARFTERASSTPPTPPPTPSSSHDNEQPLQVISVRVSSSVVRHSHKVDDHSTPKPFESEKLVKTASRLVTEEQPTLTAVQRSSLNVEEAPLIEAQGHGGHQVQSQHYAPYRPAQHPQVIPIHTSSTTETTPQTSTPPNSFGVRNLQKPASQTNGFSEQQTSVGAQYQSTDYHNSPEALAAVQEEINVHRTDFLKLKDTKPENRTHKVNRYELENKPRSEDDEGSDFVERTQPNHGYRQYGGQDKKEGKGGDSVTSYDNEPKALAYHYDPQNPQLSPVSYQTSVSSATSGSRVRFYSEPLGYRKASQRQTLEQQQPVEPTLQQQRPVTPERSYQQPERVYGVPEQNYEVDEAVSVVTNGRAHGVQSPAPGPSPPPSGPPRPGDSEDPNKSGYVLEGRNFRKYRVEEKTADGFIVGEYGVVSHDDGSLRGVRYTADSTINPRLIYDALVKFLSLK; this is translated from the exons GTATTGATGTGGCTGTGTGCGATGCCGGCGCTGGGTTTGCCGACGCCGAGACGCCTGCCGGAGCCACAGGCATTGGTGAGGCAGCCGCAACCCGCACCGCGACTCTCAGCTCACAGACAAGAGGTGCTCGCCGGCCGCGACTTCCTCAGCGTGTTCATGCGTACTTCCTCGTCACACAGTGCATCCCGGCACCACCCGGGTCGCGCGACCGCCATCGGCTCCGACTTCTCGGAGAACAGCAACTCAGTGCACAGGGTGGAGGGTGAGGAGAGAGACATCAACCACAAAGGAGAAAACGTTCTGGAGGCGACCGATTACGCCGAAGAGTTCGAGTCGGCTAGGAATTTCAATAGCAGAGACCGATTCACGGAAGACCAACGACTGTCTCTAGACGCCGTCTCACCTACTACTACCCCCATCGTTACCGAAatccccaccaccaccactacCGAAATCCCTTCAACCACTACACCTGCCTCAGAGCCTGAGGACGAGGCAGCCGTCAGCACGTTCTACGACCTGGACGAGGAGAATCCGTCCGAAATCGGGATGGGCGCCCTGACCGAGCAGCCCTCCTTCGCCAGCTACTGGGCACGCTTCACCGAGAGAGCGTCCTCCACGCCTCCAACACCACCTCCCACCCCAAGCTCCTCACATGACAACGAGCAGCCGCTGCAAGTCATCTCCGTCCGAGTCTCGTCGTCTGTCGTTCGTCACTCTCATAAG GTTGACGACCACTCTACACCGAAACCATTCGAAAGCGAGAAACTGGTGAAGACTGCCAGCCGGCTGGTGACAGAGGAGCAGCCAACACTGACCGCCGTGCAGCGAAGCTCACTCAATGTGGAGGAGGCGCCTCTCATCGAGGCTCAGGGTCACGGAGGTCACCAGGTCCAGAGTCAGCACTACGCACCCTACAGACCTGCCCAGCATCCACAAGTCATACCAATACACACGTCATCCACCACAGAGACCACGCCGCAGACATCAACTCCCCCTAACTCATTCGGAGTCCGTAACCTACAGAAACCAGCTAGTCAAACAAACGGATTCAGCGAACAGCAGACATCTGTTGGAGCCCAATACCAATCAACCGACTACCACAACAGTCCTGAAGCTTTAGCTGCCGTTCAGGAGGAGATCAACGTACACCGTACCGATTTTCTGAAACTTAAAGATACCAAACCAGAAAACCGTACTCACAAAGTGAACAGATACGAGTTGGAGAACAAACCAAGGAGTGAAGATGATGAAGGTAGTGATTTTGTTGAGAGAACACAACCTAACCATGGGTACAGACAATATGGGGGACAAGATAAGAAGGAAGGGAAGGGGGGAGATTCTGTGACAAGCTATGATAATGAACCAAAAGCGTTAGCTTACCATTATGACCCACAAAATCCGCAGTTGTCACCGGTGAGTTATCAAACGAGTGTTTCGTCGGCAACGTCGGGTAGTCGAGTGCGGTTCTACAGTGAGCCGCTGGGTTACAGGAAGGCGTCACAGCGACAAACACTGGAGCAGCAGCAACCGGTGGAACCGACACTGCAGCAGCAGCGACCGGTGACACCGGAGCGTAGCTACCAGCAGCCGGAACGGGTGTATGGTGTGCCTGAACAGAACTACGAGGTGGACGAGGCTGTGAGTGTGGTGACCAATGGGCGAGCTCACGGCGTCCAGAGTCCTGCACCTGGACCTTCACCACCTCCGTCAGGTCCCCCGCGACCCGGTGACAGCGAGGACCCCAACAAGTCTGGCTACGTGCTGGAGGGCAGGAACTTCCGCAAGTACCGCGTCGAGGAGAAGACGGCCGACGGGTTCATAGTCGGCGAGTATGGCGTCGTCAGCCACGATGACGGTAGTCTGCGTGGCGTCCGCTACACGGCCGACAGCACCATCAACCCAAGACTCATCTACGACGCACTCGTCAAGTTCCTATCGCTCAAGTGA